The Pseudoalteromonas nigrifaciens genome segment AATAAGTTTTGAGCAGCGCTTACTACACGATACGATTGCAAACCTACAGGCAAACCCAAATGCACTAGCGCCTCTTTTTTGCCTATTATTGGCTTTAATAAAGCACGGCAGCGAAGAGCAAATTAATGCCCTTAGAGATAACAGTAAACTGCTGAGCCAATTAATTCATTCAAGCCAACAGCATCAGCACTGGCTAGGTGAGCAGTGCACGCATTTAGCAAATTGGCTAACGCACGATACACCATTGCCAGATACCGGTTTATTACAGCATTTTAAACGCGTGCCACAATGGCAGCGTTGGTTAAATGAAGTAAGTAAAATAGATACTCCAACGCAAAATGAGCGCCTAGTTTGGCAGCTAGACCTTACCCATTTAGACCTGCCACTTATTCAAGCCAAAGTGCAAAAACACAACAGCAAAGGCGAATGGACTAAAGGCCGTAAAGTAAATATTTATGATCTTGACAATGCTCAATACCGACATTTACTTAGCCCAGCCGATCATAATTTAGTGCAAGTAATTAGTAATCATGCGGGCTTTGGTTACAGTGAAGTACAAGCAACCAGCGCGGTGTTGCAAGCGCTAATTAACTTCAAAGGGCTTGAAGACATTAAAGGTAATTTAGTTACGCTTAACAAAGGTGAGTTTATAATTGAAATTGGGCAAAATATTAACGACTGTTACCAATTAATTATACAGCCTAAAATTACCGACATAGACGGCGACTTTTTACTTACCCACAGCCACGCTAATAGTTACCAAGTATTTGTAGTAGACGACAAACAACACAAACTAAATAGCCTGCTTGCTCAGCAACCTAATAACTTAACAGAAGAAAAACTGCCACAACTTAATGCGGCATTAGAGGCCTTGTCGGAGGAGCATTATATTAGCAGTAGCCGCAGCGAGTTTTCTGCGGTTAATAACGTGCGCCAAGGGCTTGTTGATTTAGCCGCAGTAATTAAGTTAACCCCAATGGGTATAGACGTTAACTTTTATACTATGCCATTTGGTGTTGACGGCCCATGGGTTGAGCCCGCAATAGGCGCAATAACCTTAGCCTATAGCGATAACGAGCAAGCCGATAACAGCGTTGTAAAACGTGATTTAAAAGCAGAAAAACGCGCTTTAAAAAACCTACTTAGTAATTTAGCTGGCGTATTTGCCGATCAAGAGCATCCGCAGTATAACAGCGCGCATCAGCAGTTTTATTTACCAGAAGATATTAGCCAAGCCATAATACAATTAGAAGCCGCGCAAAAAGACAACGCACTAGTATTAAGTTGGGATGAAAACGCCCAAGGTATGAAGGTTGCCAATAGTAAGCACCTTTCTCTTAATTTAAATGATGATAACGATTGGCTCAGTGTTAGTGGTAAATTATCGCTCCCCGATGGTCAAATTATTGCTTTGCAAACACTCCTTAAAGCCCCGCGTCGTGGCAGTATTATAGAGTTTGACGAAAATAACTCGTTATTATTAGATCAGCGCCTAACTAACTTATTAAATCGCTTAGAGGGCATGCAAAGTAAAACTAAAAACGCCCCCGACGATCAACTTCGTATTGCTAATGCGCGCGCTCTTCCTTTGTATCACAGTGCTGCAGAATTGAGTGATGTTAGCTTTGGTGCAAACTGGCAACAGCGCTTAGCTAAATTTGAGCGCCCAAGTGAACCCGTATTACCCGCGCATTTAGTTAATATATTACGCGACTACCAAGTGGTTGGCGTAAAATGGTTAATGCAACTGGCTAACTGGGGGTTAAATGCCTGTTTAGCCGATGATATGGGCTTAGGTAAAACGCTACAAACACTCAACGTATTACAAATGCGCAGTGCTTTAGGTGCCAGCTTAGTTATAGCGCCAAAATCGGTATGTCATAACTGGCAGGTAGAGGCTGCGCGATTTACCCCTACCCTCAATATTAAAACTATTGATAATGCAGCCGCAACTGATGAGGTGCTAGCCGGTGCTACCGCTAATGACCTAGTAATTGTTAGTTATGGCTTATTACCTTTAATAGGGGATCAATTAGCTGCGTACGAATTTGCCAATATTGTACTAGACGAAGCACAAGCCATTAAAAATCCATTAAGCCTTCGTGCTAAAGCTGCTTTTGCACTTAATGGCCAGTTTAAAGTTGCGCTTTCGGGCACACCTATCGAAAATCATTTAGGTGAACTGTGGAGCCTATTTAACTTTTTAATGCCGGGTTTTTTACATTCATTAGCTGAGTTTAAAAAGCGCTTTGGTAATGCCGATAAAAACCAGCAGCAGGCTGATACGCTAAAAACATTAATTGCGCCGTTTATTTTACGCCGTAATAAAAAAACGGTACTGACCGAGTTACCCGATAAAACCGAAATAAACCTTACTTTTGCGCTCAGCGATAAAGAGCAAGCTCTTTACGAAGCCACTCGCTTAAACGCGCTTGAGCAAGCCAGCCAAGAAGACAGCCAATACATTACTATATTGGCGTCATTAACTAAATTGCGCCGCGCGTGTATTGCTCCGCAGTTATTAATTGAAAACAGTAAGTTACCGTCAAGTAAACTCGACACCGCCGAAGCAATAATTGAAGAATTACTTGAAAATGATCACCAAGCACTTATTTTTAGCCAGTTTGTTGATGTACTTAAATTAGTTGAACAGCGACTAAAAAAACGCGGTATAGCATATTGTTACCTTGATGGCAGCATGAGCAGCAACAAACGCAAGCAACAGGTTGATAAGTTTCAGGCAGGTGAGGCGCCTTTATTTTTAATTAGTTTAAAAGCTGGCGGCACCGGGCTTAATTTAACTGCCGCCGACTATGTGCTGCACTTAGATCCTTGGTGGAACCCCGCGGTTGAGCAGCAAGCCTCCGACAGAGCGCACCGCTTAGGGCAAACACGCCCTGTAACCGTGTATCGTTTAATTGCGCAAAACACCATAGAAGAAAAAATACTGCAACTGCATGAGCACAAACAAGCCCTTGCCGACAAAGTACTCAGCGGCAGCAGCAACACCGGGCAATTATCAAAAGATCAGTTATTGTCTTTGTTGCAAAATCAGTAAAAATAAAGCGTTTAGTACTAAGTGCGATTTAAAGTCGCACTTACAATAAAATTTAAGCACAGCCATAGGTTTACTCGAAGTTGCTAAGCTTGCTGGCGCGATATTTTCAACGAAAATATAATTATTTAAATGTTTGCATTAGATACGCGTAATATGAGTAGACAAAAGCAAACGTACTTGGTTTTACTCGTAGGCAAGCTATGCTTGCTGGCGCAATATTTTCAACGAAAATATAATTATTTAAATGTTTGCATTAGGTGTGCGCGGCAACAAGCTACTTGCCTACAATAATACCTCTGCTACGCGTTTTTTTAACTCTGGCAGTACCTCCTGTTCAAACCAAGGATTCTTTTTAAGCCAAATATTATTACGCGGGCTGGGGTGTGGTAGTACTAAATGGCTTGGCCAATAGTCACGCCACGATTTTACTAACTCAGTAAGCGGTAGCTTTTTAGTGTCGGGTAAATGATAAGCCTGAGCATACTTACCTAGCACAATAGTGAGCTGTAAATTAGGCAAGGCGGCTAAAAGCTGCGCGCGCCAAGCTGGGGCACATTCTTTACGTGGTGGTAAATCGCCCGACTTGCCTTTACCCGGATAGCAAAACCCCATAGGTAAAATTGCAATGTTATTGGCATCATAAAACTGATCGTTAGTAAGCCCTAACCACTGCCTTAGGCGTTCACCGCTTTGATCGTTAAACGGTATACCGCTTTGGTGTACTTTTATACCGGGCGCTTGGCCTGCAATTAATA includes the following:
- a CDS encoding uracil-DNA glycosylase family protein: MNELVAQVSKCVICEPQLPLGARPVIQFNPNARILIAGQAPGIKVHQSGIPFNDQSGERLRQWLGLTNDQFYDANNIAILPMGFCYPGKGKSGDLPPRKECAPAWRAQLLAALPNLQLTIVLGKYAQAYHLPDTKKLPLTELVKSWRDYWPSHLVLPHPSPRNNIWLKKNPWFEQEVLPELKKRVAEVLL
- a CDS encoding DEAD/DEAH box helicase, which gives rise to MSLSTFAPVTTIDDQKKLCVLLSLLLSSSSYSYQNSPQLFSKLLFNHFINGYSFSLAEVKKITRELEEQSLVWEQPFRQNHKLSIDAIVYAIVSLLEYCPGLIKSFLTQITTIYRFNDSALMFMFELFNSIEKSEGSPLASSAEPEIDHHFINLLAQSKYSKQLWLALPAQWQQICLEHFIRGEFFNLTAEHSWPSIVQSTATTIEPSKRIYLNESLATLLQQPDYNELLIDKSHSNLVIFSQANSLAIDGTHLELALQQFKTGLTLYRKTFVKGSYPCEISGLLYMVCLYASGTEADLKQLKTHKNWYNKQLGELSSTTQAIEFLLLAPEKVISFEQRLLHDTIANLQANPNALAPLFCLLLALIKHGSEEQINALRDNSKLLSQLIHSSQQHQHWLGEQCTHLANWLTHDTPLPDTGLLQHFKRVPQWQRWLNEVSKIDTPTQNERLVWQLDLTHLDLPLIQAKVQKHNSKGEWTKGRKVNIYDLDNAQYRHLLSPADHNLVQVISNHAGFGYSEVQATSAVLQALINFKGLEDIKGNLVTLNKGEFIIEIGQNINDCYQLIIQPKITDIDGDFLLTHSHANSYQVFVVDDKQHKLNSLLAQQPNNLTEEKLPQLNAALEALSEEHYISSSRSEFSAVNNVRQGLVDLAAVIKLTPMGIDVNFYTMPFGVDGPWVEPAIGAITLAYSDNEQADNSVVKRDLKAEKRALKNLLSNLAGVFADQEHPQYNSAHQQFYLPEDISQAIIQLEAAQKDNALVLSWDENAQGMKVANSKHLSLNLNDDNDWLSVSGKLSLPDGQIIALQTLLKAPRRGSIIEFDENNSLLLDQRLTNLLNRLEGMQSKTKNAPDDQLRIANARALPLYHSAAELSDVSFGANWQQRLAKFERPSEPVLPAHLVNILRDYQVVGVKWLMQLANWGLNACLADDMGLGKTLQTLNVLQMRSALGASLVIAPKSVCHNWQVEAARFTPTLNIKTIDNAAATDEVLAGATANDLVIVSYGLLPLIGDQLAAYEFANIVLDEAQAIKNPLSLRAKAAFALNGQFKVALSGTPIENHLGELWSLFNFLMPGFLHSLAEFKKRFGNADKNQQQADTLKTLIAPFILRRNKKTVLTELPDKTEINLTFALSDKEQALYEATRLNALEQASQEDSQYITILASLTKLRRACIAPQLLIENSKLPSSKLDTAEAIIEELLENDHQALIFSQFVDVLKLVEQRLKKRGIAYCYLDGSMSSNKRKQQVDKFQAGEAPLFLISLKAGGTGLNLTAADYVLHLDPWWNPAVEQQASDRAHRLGQTRPVTVYRLIAQNTIEEKILQLHEHKQALADKVLSGSSNTGQLSKDQLLSLLQNQ